One window of Amaranthus tricolor cultivar Red isolate AtriRed21 chromosome 11, ASM2621246v1, whole genome shotgun sequence genomic DNA carries:
- the LOC130827581 gene encoding chromatin modification-related protein EAF1 B-like isoform X2, with translation MHGFRSTFLVNAEVDSMGGVVDGGVGIGRKPSPRLAAIEKAQAELRLEYDVREERRRELEFLEKGGNPLDFKFGHAASVSGQSTSHTYQHPDQIFTSEVRGSFALTASPCGDSVESSGRLGVTTTCEPNSADNFDGANEILGSERKSKHHTRGIITPYEHSSQLDGSQNLKESEDFNPKRSQAYRRRNRSRINRDGGPRSSSSDMASRGGLSSLPARHAMLSKPVASENRLEAESDGALVLHLTTTPRDSEASEGKFLTSKETHEGLQNASVKSDDVPAATSIMEPNLVAGKENVVIVDAASPYFSTEKTDGTTSAKLLDESGKINGDENSTPNDALIGKSLILTKGLDPESSCTNTSRSVNGNGNIQSDLYTNLKTVEHNGDPTEYKLPLRDTSICVDEEILNEKLVTNPVENASCAKEDQNSLSHQGNGFSNKEKEIDRDGFSSGDKGECPDVGKLGAVEHAKTKSDKEHGIIDDSIPTAKSPCHERMHFAMESSNEVKKNDLLASPSTSKLQTSSESQLKQFDQAHEDRVLEEAKIIEAKRKRLAECVGSMPRETRRKSHWDFVLEEMAWLANDFTQERVWKVTAAAQICHRVALASQKRMEELRKCWKKKSVAHTMAKAVIEFWHSARLSVENLACSQSEKCNIDNSSGADETGHTKGEVGNFDKDEAPKEKHLSTGQKQGLAVFGYAVRFLQYNCSLSHFVKVDCSGIPDVPCEVDFSEVSWQDQFTEDNLFYVVPPNAMETYRESIESCLTEFESSFTPRASNNIQEEVDTSMYEPSEEIGYQDDDYEEDEGKNVYYLGTYDYERPSKKKRKNLKFSLSRSYEMESVYGPSLPGKRPAVNSNAGSIPTKRLRTNSRQRVVGPIGAGTFDVAPVPNKAEASSGDTNSFQDDLSTPHGMFNAARGSEVDSPMDFDKQSIYDLEFPTKTKKNKKKIKNQKDHGRKRLGSLLESNGTSGVFVNHSKKPKILKRSENPFDAPLSGSVASPVTSQMSNMSRGLHKFFLGRDRSRKLKALKVPFVQHGSGSPWSSFEDQALIVLVHDMGPNWELVCDAINSTLRFKCIFRKPQECKERHNILMDRTPADGADSADDSGSSQSYPSTLPGIPKGSARQLFQQLQRPMEEDTIKSHFEKIILIGKQLHYRKKQNDNQDMKQVTPVHGSHVGALSQVIPNNLNGAILTPLDLCDIAASDQDAMPLGFQSPHTGGLSLPNQGASPSMHPSGLSSSIQGHPGSPSLSIGNNLASQSSQFTNSRDARYPVMPTEEQQRLQQYNHMLPGRNAQAPNLSSGSISGTDRGVRKLPGGNSAGMVAGMSRSMPMSRPGLQGVSSSSMLNSGSMLSSSMGGMPSNMNMHSGTASGQGNLMFAPRAALHMVRPGQISEQQRQMLPESTSPGVPNFGALNSGFSNQTSSPPLQSYSGNHHHQHPMPQQHTHVLGAPYHMHLPGSNHSVTPEQQALIRMAREKQIQQRLLQRQQQQQIQASSALMTHAQTPGQLPVSSSVQASQLQSPSSSQAVSLPLLTPSSPIAHVSSQSLQQQKHQIPPQGLGRNAQSVGRGMVNQAGKQRLRQGQQLQQQYQHSGRQHPQQRQQSQPAQQAKLVKGMGKSNMLMHLNLPIDLSNVNDLSANSGNQVAEKGEQGLYSGSGLNTMPPSKPLASPQNSGHLQHQKPFSNTVPATLKQVQQIPSHLDGSYQGEVPVVPASPTSAGTSQGPPSTAGRLLNHQHLHGQLQATIRQPNQSSPARQSTTQQNWQVDSDSLARTQPDTAPLDQKFVNNTNLNAGVPPSCVENTSGLPDSSSASTVNRKQAQESLVDSAMTSTPTSLDPISSPALTSKSCNDTIPSVSDDLVQRQLSGSVAAQGLEMQVQQQQSHVPHSSSLHPVLPQKKSQNQQPQLQKSRGSQPPPQSHIHAGQNSMLTRTSTSKLE, from the exons ATGCATGGATTTAGATCTACCTTCCTCGTAAATGCTGAGGTTGATTCCATGGGAGGAGTTGTTGATGGTGGAGTTGGTATTGGAAGAAAACCCTCTCCACGCCTAGCAGCGATTGAGAAAGCACAGGCTGAGCTGCG GCTAGAATATGATGTTCGAGAAGAGAGGAGGAGAGAGCTTGAGTTCCTTGAGAAA GGTGGAAACCCTCTGGACTTTAAATTCGGTCATGCAGCATCTGTGAGTGGCCAGTCTACCTCACACACATATCAACACCCAGATCAGATTTTTACTAG TGAAGTAAGAGGTAGTTTTGCATTGACTGCCTCACCTTGTGGTGATTCAGTTGAAAGTAGCGGGAGGTTGGGGGTCACTACAACATGTGAGCCAAATAGTGCTGATAATTTTGATGGTGCGAACGAAATTCTTGGAAGTGAAAGAAAGTCTAAGCATCATACGAGAGGTATCATCACTCCTTATGAGCATTCTTCTCAACTTGATGGGAGCCAAAACCTTAAGGAGTCTGAGGATTTCAACCCCAAACGAAGCCAAGCGTATAGGAGAAGGAATAGGTCTAGGATAAACCGTGATGGCGGTCCTCGATCAAGTTCCAGCGACATGGCATCTCGTGGTGGACTGAGTTCTCTGCCTGCTCGACATGCTATGCTTTCCAAGCCTGTTGCATCTGAAAATCGGCTTGAAGCAGAGTCAGATGGGGCACTTGTTCTGCATTTGACTACAACACCAAGAGACAGTGAAGCCTCTGAAGGTAAGTTTTTGACTTCGAAGGAAACACATGAGGGACTGCAAAATGCAAGTGTAAAATCTGATGATGTTCCTGCTGCTACAAGCATCATGGAACCTAATTTAGTTGCAGGAAAGGAAAATGTTGTTATTGTAGATGCAGCAAGTCCTTATTTTAGTACAGAGAAAACAGATGGTACTACTAGTGCTAAACTATTGGATGAGTCTGGTAAGATCAATGGGGATGAAAATTCAACACCAAATGATGCTCTTATTGGTAAGagtttaattttaacaaaaggTTTAGATCCTGAGTCCTCATGCACCAATACTAGCCGTAGTGTAAATGGAAATGGGAATATTCAAAGTGATTTGTACACTAATTTAAAGACTGTAGAACATAATGGGGATCCTACGGAGTACAAGCTACCCCTTCGGGATACGTCCATTTGTGTGGATGAGGAAATTCTAAATGAGAAACTTGTTACCAATCCCGTTGAAAATGCTTCTTGTGCTAAAGAGGATCAAAATTCTCTCAGCCACCAAGGCAATGGTTTTTCcaataaagagaaagaaattgACAGAGATGGATTTTCTTCTGGAGACAAGGGTGAGTGTCCTGATGTGGGGAAGTTAGGAGCAGTTGAACATGCTAAAACAAAGTCAGATAAAGAGCATGGTATCATTGATGATTCCATTCCCACAGCAAAGAGTCCTTGTCATGAAAGAATGCATTTCGCAATGGAATCTTCTAACGAAGTTAAGAAGAATGATTTATTAGCGTCGCCATCCACTTCAAAGCTTCAAACCTCGAGTGAAAGCCAGCTGAAACAATTTGATCAGGCACATGAGGACAGAGTATTGGAAGAGGCAAAGATTATAGAG GCTAAACGTAAAAGATTAGCAGAATGTGTTGGTTCGATGCCAAGGGAGACTCGACGCAAGTCTCACTGGGACTTTGTCCTTGAAGAAATGGCTTGGTTAGCAAATGACTTTACACAG GAACGTGTTTGGAAGGTGACAGCTGCTGCTCAAATTTGCCACCGTGTAGCCCTCGCttctcaaaaaaggatggaggAGCTACGTAAGTGTTGGAAGAAGAAAAGTGTAGCCCACACCATGGCAAAGGCTGTGATTGAATTTTGGCATTCTGCAAGGCTTAGTGTGGAGAATCTTGCCTGTTCTCAGTCCGAGAAATGTAACATTGATAATTCATCAGGGGCAGATGAAACCGGACACACTAAGGGTGAGGTTGGAAATTTTGATAAG GATGAGGCTCCTAAAGAGAAGCATCTATCTACGGGACAAAAACAGGGTCTTGCTGTTTTTGGTTATGCAGTTAGGTTTTTGCAATATAATTGCTCTTTATCACATTTTGTCAAAGTGGACTGTTCAGGGATCCCAGATGTGCCTTGTGAGGTTGACTTTTCTGAAGTTTCGTGGCAGGACCAGTTTACAGAG GACAATCTCTTCTACGTGGTTCCGCCTAATGCGATGGAGACCTACAGAGAATCAATTGAATCATGTTTGACAGAATTTGAG TCATCATTCACTCCAAGGGCGAGCAATAATATACAGGAGGAAGTTGATACTTCTATGTATGAGCCTTCAGAAG AAATTGGGTATCAAGATGATGATTATGAGGAAGATGAAGGGAAGAATGTATATTATCTAGGAACATATGATTATGAAAGACCATCTAAAAAGAAACGAAAAAATTTGAAGTTTAGTCTCTCTAGATCATATGAAATGGAAAGTGTCTATGGACCATCACTGCCCGGAAAAAGGCCTGCTGTCAATTCTAATGCTGGTTCTATTCCCACAAAAAGGCTGCGGACCAACTCTAGGCAGCGAGTTGTTGGTCCTATTGGGGCTGGAACTTTTGATGTTGCTCCAGTGCCAAATAAGGCAGAAGCTTCTAGTGGAGATACCAACTCTTTTCAGGATGATCTGAGTACTCCTCATGGTATGTTCAATGCTGCAAGAGGCTCTGAGGTTGATTCTCCTATGGACTTTGATAAGCAATCTATATATGATTTAGAGTTTCCTACAAAGACCAAGAAGAATAAGAAGAAGATTAAGAATCAG AAGGATCATGGACGAAAGAGATTGGGTAGCCTGCTTGAGTCCAATGGGACTAGCG GTGTGTTTGTCAATCACTCAAAGAAGCCAAAGATATTGAAACGCTCGGAAAATCCATTTGATGCGCCCTTGAGTGGATCAGTTGCTTCACCTGTTACTTCCCAAATGAGTAACATGTCAAGGGGAttgcataaattttttttgggcCGTGATAGGAGTAGAAAACTTAAAGCACTCAAG GTGCCTTTTGTTCAGCATGGTTCAGGAAGCCCATGGTCTTCATTTGAAGATCag GCActtattgttcttgttcatgATATGGGTCCAAATTGGGAGCTTGTATGTGATGCTATCAACAGTACTTTGCGATTCAAG TGTATTTTCCGCAAACCTCAAGAATGCAAGGAGCGGCACAATATCTTGATGGATCGGACTCCAGCCGATGGCGCTGATAGTGCTGATGATTCAGGATCTTCTCAATCTTATCCTTCTACATTACCTGGGATACCAAAG GGTAGTGCAAGGCAATTGTTTCAGCAACTTCAGAGACCCATGGAGGAGGATACTATAAAGTCTCATTTTGAGAAGATCATTCTTATTGGGAAGCAATTGCATTACCGGAAGAAACAG aatgaTAATCAGGACATGAAGCAAGTAACACCTGTTCATGGTTCACATGTTGGTGCACTCTCCCAAGTCATTCCAAACAATTTGAATGGGGCGATTCTCAC GCCACTGGATTTGTGTGATATTGCTGCATCCGACCAAGATGCTATGCCTCTTGGGTTTCAAAGCCCACATACTGGAGGGTTGTCCTTGCCAAATCAGGGTGCTAGTCCATCAATGCACCCTTCAGGGCTCAGTTCCTCAATCCAAGGTCATCCGGGTTCTCCAAGCTTGAGTATTGGTAACAATTTGGCATCCCAGTCATCGCAGTTCACTAATTCTCG GGATGCTAGATACCCAGTGATGCCAACTGAGGAGCAGCAAAGACTTCAGCAGTACAATCACATGCTACCCGGAAGAAATGCTCAGGCGCCAAATTTATCTTCTGGGTCTATTTCTGGAACTGATCGGGGTGTGCGCAAACTTCCCGGTGGAAACAGTGCTGGCATGGTTGCTGGTATGAGCCGAAGTATGCCAATGTCAAGACCAGGACTTCAAGGAGTTTCATCCTCATCTATGCTGAATTCAGGAAGTATGCTTTCCTCTAGTATGGGTGGGATGCCTAGCAATATGAACATGCACTCTGGAACAGCTTCTGGACAAGGAAATTTAATGTTTGCACCTCGTGCTGCATTGCATATGGTGAGG CCTGGGCAGATTTCAGAACAACAAAGGCAGATGTTGCCAGAATCTACTAGTCCCGGAGTCCCAAACTTTGGTGCATTGAATTCTGGTTTCTCTAATCAGACATCTTCACCACCCCTTCAATCCTATTCTGGGAACCATCACCATCAGCATCCTATGCCACAGCAACATACTCATGTACTTGGTGCTCCATATCATATGCATCTTCCTGGATCAAATCATTCTGTTACTCCAGAGCAACAAGCCCTTATCCGCATGGCTAGGGAAAAACAGATTCAGCAAAGATTATTACAGagacagcaacaacaacaaattcaGGCATCTAGTGCATTAATGACGCATGCTCAAACTCCGGGTCAGCTGCCCGTATCATCTTCTGTGCAGGCTTCCCAACTTCAGTCACCATCTTCTTCTCAGGCTGTATCATTGCCCCTTCTGACTCCTTCATCGCCCATTGCTCATGTATCTTCACAGTCATTGCAGCAGCAAAAACATCAGATACCACCACAAGGACTTGGGCGGAATGCTCAAAGTGTTGGGCGTGGAATGGTGAATCAGGCTGGAAAGCAACGCCTAAGGCAAGGACAACAGCTTCAGCAACAGTATCAGCATTCTGGCAGGCAACATCCTCAACAACGCCAACAATCACAGCCTGCACAGCAGGCTAAGCTTGTGAAAGGAATGGGTAAGAGTAACATGCTGATGCATCTGAATCTTCCTATTGATCTATCTAATGTAAACGACCTTTCTGCTAACTCTGGAAACCAAGTTGCTGAGAAAGGGGAGCAGGGCTTATATTCAGGGTCTGGTTTAAATACCATGCCACCATCAAAACCTCTGGCTTCACCCCAGAATTCGGGTCATTTGCAACATCAAAAACCATTTTCAAATACAGTCCCTGCAACACTTAAACAGGTTCAACAGATTCCTTCTCACTTGGATGGTAGCTACCAAGGCGAGGTTCCAGTGGTTCCTGCTAGTCCGACGTCAGCAGGCACGTCCCAAGGCCCTCCGTCGACGGCAGGGCGTTTGCTTAACCATCAGCATTTGCATGGACAACTGCAGGCTACTATTAGGCAGCCTAATCAATCTTCACCTGCTCGTCAGAGCACAACTCAACAAAATTGGCAAGTGGATTCTGATTCCTTGGCCAGGACACAACCTGATACTGCCCCATTGGACCAGAAGTTTGTgaataatactaatttaaatGCAGGGGTTCCACCATCATGTGTTGAAAATACAAGTGGTTTACCTGATTCTTCTTCTGCCAGCACCGTAAATCGTAAACAAGCTCAGGAATCTTTAGTTGATTCTGCTATGACTAGTACACCCACATCATTAGATCCTATTAGCAGTCCAGCCCTTACAAGTAAATCATGTAATGACACAATTCCATCAGTTAGCGATGATCTGGTGCAGAGACAGTTATCAGGTAGTGTGGCAGCTCAAGGACTTGAGATGCAAGTTCAGCAGCAGCAATCACATGTACCTCATTCATCATCACTTCATCCCGTATTACCACAAAAGAAGTCACAGAACCAGCAGCCACAACTTCAAAAATCAAGAGGGTCACAACCCCCACCTCAGTCGCACATTCACGCTGGGCAAAATAGCATGCTAACAAGAACCTCAACTTCCAAATTGGAATGA